In Candidatus Bathyarchaeia archaeon, the genomic window AAAACCTACAAGATTCACCGTATACTGGAACAGATCCTCAACCCTCAACCCCTCCTGCCCCAAAATCTCCCCCAACCCCATCGAAGGCGAACCAAAAGCCACTAGCACACTCCTACTCCTACCCCAATCAGCCCTCAAACCCCCAGCAACCTCGCCCAAAAGCCTACCACAACGCGAAGTAGCCACCCTCAAAT contains:
- a CDS encoding putative RNA uridine N3 methyltransferase; its protein translation is LRVATSRCGRLLGEVAGGLRADWGRSRSVLVAFGSPSMGLGEILGQEGLRVEDLFQYTVNLVGFQGVETVRTEEAVMIGLALLNFTCKD